A region of the Lucilia cuprina isolate Lc7/37 chromosome X, ASM2204524v1, whole genome shotgun sequence genome:
TTCCAACCAGTGGTAGAAATTACCGTATCTAGCTGATAACCGGAAATCGATCGAAGAACCCAAAAGTCGGAAGAAAATTCGTGGGAATTCACTCGAGATTTCACAGTAGCTTGAATCTTGAATTTGGCTGCAGAATTAGTTTTCCCTATGCCTACAAACTGagattattttcttctttttctaattGCAATCGTTGCGACAATTCTTCagatacaaaattaatttgtgATCCAGAGTCCAATAATGCCCCAGCAAATACATATTGCCCAGATCTATCTTTTATTTTAACCAAAGCCGTAGCCAAGATAACATTATCTTTATTAGAGGCTGAAATATTGACAGATGCACTCAAAGGCTCGTCTGGACTTGAAGTTGTCGCATTTACAGTTTGCGTGTTAGTAGTATTATATTGATGCAAAAGTGTATGATGAGAACGATTGCAAACTCTACATTTTGTGGCAGTACATTTTGTGACTGTATAGCCTTTTCTCAAACAACTTTTACAGGCCggtacattttttatgaaatcaaaTCTTTGAGCAACAGGAATGGCGGAAAAGGACGGACAGTTAGAAACATAATGTTCCGCTGATCtgcaaaaaatgcatttaatattGTCCTGCTGTGCTTTGACTTGGCACGAAAATGATTTTCCTTTTCTACCCGTATTGTTGTCATTCTTCTTTTGactaattttattagttttaggtCGCGAACACGAAGCTTCTTCAGCTGATATATGTGTATATCTCTTATTCAGGGCCTCTTCGCAATCACTCCACATTGGCAACATATCATAATTAAGTTGCTCTTCCCATTTAGAGCGAGTGACTGGATCGACTTTTGTCATAACCATATGATTATAGCGTTTGCGATAGCTTTGTCATCACCAATTGATAACAGTGGATCATATACTGCCGAAACTGTGTCAATCATGCTCCTCAAAGCTGAAGACGAAGGTTTCGTTATTTCGGGCAAGTGAAACAATTGTCTAATATTGTCGAAAAATATAAGGCAAGGAATATCATAAACCCGTTTCAAACTTGCTAAAGCTTTGGAATAGTTCTGTTCAGTAATTTGATAAGCCTTCACAGTACCTACAGCTTCATCAGAGAGACATGAAATGAAATGATTGAACTTTTCGATTTCAGTAAGCGACATGTCATGATCAACTAAACTCTCAAACAaactaatgaaatttttgtactCTGAGTACTTGCCGCTAAATTTTGGTAATTTCATTTTAGGAAGACTGCTGTGGTGGGTTGGATAACCAATAGTAGTATCATGGCTGCTTTGACTTCGACTCGGTGTCAAATATCCAAGAAGTAGACATTTAGTAGACACACACAAGTCTTCAACAGCAGATCTTTCATCGTTCTCAGGATCTAAAATGTCGATTTCTGACTGATAAGTCATTGTCTGTTcaatatatgaatttaatatatcGAGTCGACATTCCAATTCAAGTGGATTAAAAGAAATCGTTTTTTCCTTTATAGATCGCCGAACGCGATTAATATTATTCAAAACTGTATTCTTCTGTTGATTTAGAATTTCCAGTTTGCTTTTACCAGTTTTCTTTGATGCGtgcattttgtattatttaaatttaactttattcgCAAATTAGTTTTACAAATAGATGTATGGAAGGATctcaagaaaatataattgtctATTTGATGAAGCAAATTAACAATTTTCGAGATCTAAAAGCGATTAAACGACTTCCAGTTATTAtcgaaataatttgttaaaatttcagaaattttatattgattttacaaaaaaatacttttctgcACGTTATAATTTTCGTTAGAATTCAAATAagtattaaacttttaattataataatcgtTTGCTAGCTTAAATGTTCAAACAAATTCAATTTGCAAACACAAGCAACAGAATTCGTTCAATATTATCAAGAATTCTACAAATTAAAAACTCACAACGGCCTCTAAATCGATTTGTTctcaattgtaaattattttttactaaaacaatttCTCAATCTTATCTTTActtaattaaaccaatttgtGCTTAATCCTcaagctttttataaataattataagtattagaaatttataattaaaaacgataaatatatttatctatttatatattatttaattttcatatacttttttcactttattcagtttacataaaaatgttcgCTGGGTTgacgtttattttttcttatgttGCCTTCTCTATTTTTTACATGTGTTGATCTACGTCACAAACATGTGTAACAGTGGAGCCAAGTCTCAATATTACAACAGCTGTGTAAAAGTAATGCCAAATATGATCAATCACAATAGTTGTAATTAGTAGGTACAAAAAACAAACGAATgtcaatacaaacaaacaacacaataataaattaaagtgaaagtaaaagaaaagaaGGAAAATGGTAAGTATTAGTtactaattaatattaaattttattttccaggaaaataaaacaaattaaagcgAAGAGAGCAGAGTAcaaattaagagaaaaacaGTGACTAAGAGAACCGATCGAGATCAAcgaatttattgtaattttaattagtaaaaatatgtgcaatatttttgacaataaatgtgtgaaaatgtataatttgtttgtatttaatgtttCACTTTTCAGGGCGAATAATAAGATAAAttggtaagaaaaaataatcgtTGTGTGGAATAAACTTGCGGAacgtgaattttttttatattaacataaaaaagtatttactaTACTTCGTTCTAAACACGAGTCtcacacaaaattatttattcttgAATACCTGGTTTTGTTGTTGGTTCGAACTTCCCTTTTCTTTTTGGCACAAGCAGCAATTACAGTGCATTTGGATGCTCCTTTGATGATTAAGGGGATGAAAAGGGGATGAGCTTGTGTCAGTGCCTCTCCGTCGTTGGGATCGCTGCTGACGGGGCATATTGGTCGCGAGTTGAGGATTGCCTCTACTTCTGCTAACAGCGTTGTTAGCTCTTCCGCTGTCAAGAGCGCGTTGCCAACGGCTTTCACCATCAAGTTCTTGGCTGACTTGACCGCTGCTTCCCACAACCCGCCGAAGTGAGGAGCCCTGGGAGGTATAAAGATGAACTCCATCCCTCTGTTGGCGGCGAACAATTCTGCCTGCTTGAAGATTTCTCCTCTGGCCTCTCGCAGCTCTCGGCTGACCCCGACGAAGTTCGTTGCGTTGTCGCTGTGTATTCTCGTCGGCATTCCTCTCCTGGCTATGAACCTTTTGAGACACAAAATAAAGGAATCGGAAGATAAATCACTAACAAGTTCTAAGTGTACAGCCTTTGAAGTGAAACATACAAATACAGCTATATACATTTTTACGGGTGGATGGCCACgaatttttaaagttacttTCATTGGTCCGCAAAAATCTACGCCACATATCTTAAATGGTCGCAAAGCTCTCACCCTATCAGCAGGCAAATTTCCCATTATTTGGTTCATTAGCTTTGGTTTATACATAAAGCAATGAATACATTTGCGAACAATTCGACTGCATTCTTCTTTGGCATTAATTAGCCAGACTTTGTCTCGAAGAAGAGCTACTAACGCTTTAGCTCCTGCATGGCAGTTTTCGAAGTGCAAATGACGTAAGTAAATAGTCATGAAGTGACATTTTTTAGGCATCAATAAGGGAAATTTCGCATCGTACGAGATTGCTGCATTTAGCAATCGCCCGCCTACCCTGATTAGTGAAAATGTTCGATTGTGATCATTAAATTCGTGAATAAATGGATTCAGCTTTTGCAAATTTGATTGCAAGACTTGTGAATTCtgaagttttttaatttcttgcgAATAATCATCGTTCTGTATGATTTCCACTATTTTAAGGAATGACCAATTCATCTCATTTGCTGTTGGGGTTACGGTTGAGATATCCAATTCTTTTTTACGACAGCGCTGGATGAAACGTAATACATACGAAAACACTCGAATCAACTTAAGGTAGGATGAATGTTTATTAATCAGCTCTATTATCGAATTGGAATCTTTGACAGCAAAAAATACAttggtttttcttttctctAATGACATTTGTTGATCGTTCAACGTAAAATGTTGATTTTCTGGCCATTCATTACTTTCACTAAGCAAGAATTCCGGGCCCTTGAACCAAATTGAGTCATTGAGATCATCGACATTGCAACCTCTAGATACAATATCAGCCGGATTGTCCCGTGAAGGAACATGTCGCCAAACAATTTGGTCTGACAATTCCTGAATGTCTGCAACACGATTTGATACAAATGTTGCTAGGGTTGATGGATGAGTTTTAATCCAATGTAGAGTTATTTCAGAATCAGTCCAGAACGTAACGCTTTTAATGTTACACGATAATAGAGTTCTCACCTTAGCCCATAATTTCGCTAATAAATGTGCTGCACAAAGCTCAAGTCGAGGTAGCGACTTAGTTTTCAAAGGAGCGACTTTAGATTTTGCTGTTAGCAAACGACAAGTGATTTGATTAGCCACTCTACTTCGAACATAGATGCAACATCCATATGCTCTCATTGAGGCATCAGCGAAACCATGAATTTCGCTAGTAGAATGCGAACTTGTTAATACATGGCGGGGAACTTCAATATTatcaatttttgacaaatttgttttaaaattttcccagGATGTGTGAAGATTCATCGGAATCGATTCATCCCAGTGGAAGCTGACTAATTTCCTTCAGCTCCGTTTCAGTTCGAGGAGAACGGGGCGATTCGATTACAGTCTCTATTGGAGAAAGACCAGAAGGACTTTCAATATTTCTAACCTAGCTTCCAGAACCTTTACCTGGGCAAGAGTAGCATTCAGAGCCCCAGTCATTTCCAATACTTTTTTCTGTAAGTCTTCCATTTTTAATTCAACACAACAAACAAGCACAAGGTGATTacaaataagcaaaaaatagGCACAAAACAAGCAACAACAGggatattcaaaaatatataaagtatcTTAAATCCAAGCACTTACCCTTAAATCTGGATTCAATTCTAGGATTATTATtcgataattttattatttttacgtaCTATAAAGTGTTGGCGTACATGtgattttctcttttattttttctagaaCGAAACGAACaattatcttattattttttaagtatatttaatttttttctttttatggttTGGCTCGCGGTttggattttattatttttttttttaaaaggattttcaatccttagcaatttttttgtttaacctcTTAATTCCTTTCCCagtaatttaaagatttaattttattcacattcaatttttaattctcattttgcttttataatattctacgaaattttatttttaatatattaattcaatttaagcttcatattttttataaattttttttatttcttttgtttaaatttcttaacttatggctttacatttttcatttttaatcttttgcttttttatttttttatatttattttattgcaactcaattatttttttccttttaaggaatttcttattattataatttttttgttttttcgagtgcttaatctttattttattatgatttattttatttaattatagccGTGGATGGAGTATCGCGTTATCCTTTTTTCAACATATACTGCCGTACTAAGGCACGGTGAATCTCACCC
Encoded here:
- the LOC124419898 gene encoding uncharacterized protein LOC124419898, translating into MNLHTSWENFKTNLSKIDNIEVPRHVLTSSHSTSEIHGFADASMRAYGCCIYVRSRVANQITCRLLTAKSKVAPLKTKSLPRLELCAAHLLAKLWAKVRTLLSCNIKSVTFWTDSEITLHWIKTHPSTLATFVSNRVADIQELSDQIVWRHVPSRDNPADIVSRGCNVDDLNDSIWFKGPEFLLSESNEWPENQHFTLNDQQMSLEKRKTNVFFAVKDSNSIIELINKHSSYLKLIRVFSYVLRFIQRCRKKELDISTVTPTANEMNWSFLKIVEIIQNDDYSQEIKKLQNSQVLQSNLQKLNPFIHEFNDHNRTFSLIRLED
- the LOC124419891 gene encoding uncharacterized protein LOC124419891; translated protein: MHASKKTGKSKLEILNQQKNTVLNNINRVRRSIKEKTISFNPLELECRLDILNSYIEQTMTYQSEIDILDPENDERSAVEDLCVSTKCLLLGYLTPSRSQSSHDTTIGYPTHHSSLPKMKLPKFSGKYSEYKNFISLFESLVDHDMSLTEIEKFNHFISCLSDEAVGTVKAYQITEQNYSKALASLKRVYDIPCLIFFDNIRQLFHLPEITKPSSSALRSMIDTVSAVYDPLLSIGDDKAIANAIIIWL